A window of Syngnathoides biaculeatus isolate LvHL_M chromosome 9, ASM1980259v1, whole genome shotgun sequence contains these coding sequences:
- the commd1 gene encoding COMM domain-containing protein 1, which translates to MAEEEAGEGSSLGALLNGVAQQIFYRNGDVTEDVLKGQLYPETTQQQFRALYDKMKALLMSMATADMDHAQLEAFLTAQTRKHGAGGITPEQAAALARFWKAQRGRVRESLLAHSRWEPTLRGLSWRVDLQTAVSRGGPPPTVPVALLELELGAGDREADLLCVELDDHSIQHMLKKMADIQAAIEAVVPHA; encoded by the exons ATGGCAGAAGAGGAGGCAGGCGAAGGTTCTTCGTTGGGCGCGCTGCTCAACGGCGTCGCGCAGCAAATCTTTTACCGCAACGGCGACGTGACGGAGGACGTGTTGAAGGGTCAACTTTACCCCGAGACCACACAACAACAGTTTAGGGCTCTGTACGACAAAATGAAGGCGCTGCTTATG TCCATGGCCACGGCTGACATGGACCACGCCCAACTGGAGGCCTTCCTCACAGCCCAGACCCGCAAGCACGGAGCCGGCGGCATCACCCCGGAGCAGGCCGCCGCCCtggcccgcttctggaaggccCAACGCGGGCGCGTCCGCGAAAGCCTCCTGGCGCACAGCCGTTGGGAGCCGACCCTCAGGGGGCTGTCGTGGAGGGTGGACCTACAGACGGCGGTCAGTCGCGGGGGGCCGCCTCCCACCGTGCCCGTCGCTCTGCTCGAGCTGGAGCTGGGTGCCGGCGACCGG GAGGCGGACTTGCTGTGTGTGGAGCTGGACGACCACAGCATACAGCACATGCTGAAAAAGATGGCTGACATCCAGGCCGCCATTGAAGCTGTCGTTCCGCACGCTTGA
- the LOC133506319 gene encoding uncharacterized protein LOC133506319 isoform X2, whose translation MPMFSLAVSIPKTAGPDAYDLTQVPDTGENVKNAILQCEVYAGDNVVAATLLRWPDVLQRCPEARVPWRAVLRACKRKSMTWKEVASRCPDAVKKGTADHAEYRVLKRFDSWAESKDKTGLLVLYVYASPCTNKCTNEENPRNILTLVERIREWSEHAVVFSKVFKPSNPSISYSVPVGDMKVALVNLGKHLGDGGLQSIFRCDRVSEPMECVSCSSGGAVTPRCYSDKQNLPANRRGGGDVCSPGGGGRRDQNRRLASGGGRTKRGLEKRRGRRVFCDVAPPPPPRTENVPGENGGRHDEVSRSQKSKASEAKGQRGWRTRAKGESGQGGGRGQRDGTHHGWGAAPRGRSGPPRSQGGETRGPSSEDLMPPRGRGRSSGWRGQN comes from the coding sequence ATGCCCATGTTCAGTCTGGCCGTGAGCATCCCCAAAACCGCCGGACCGGACGCGTACGACCTCACTCAAGTGCCCGACACGGGCGAGAACGTGAAGAACGCCATCCTGCAGTGCGAGGTCTATGCGGGCGACAACGTGGTGGCCGCCACCCTTCTGAGGTGGCCCGATGTGCTGCAAAGATGTCCTGAGGCGCGCGTACCCTGGCGGGCTGTTCTACGAGCATGTAAGCGGAAGTCTATGACGTGGAAGGAAGTGGCCAGTCGTTGCCCCGACGCCGTGAAAAAAGGCACAGCCGATCACGCAGAGTACCGGGTTCTTAAGAGGTTTGACAGCTGGGCCGAGAGCAAGGACAAGACCGGTCTGTTGGTGCTCTACGTGTACGCGTCGCCATGTACCAACAAATGCACCAATGAAGAAAATCCACGGAACATCCTCACGTTGGTGGAGCGCATCCGAGAGTGGTCGGAGCACGCTGTGGTCTTCTCCAAAGTTTTCAAGCCCAGTAATCCAAGCATCAGCTACTCTGTACCCGTCGGCGACATGAAGGTTGCTCTCGTCAATCTGGGAAAGCATCTGGGCGACGGCGGCCTCCAAAGCATCTTCCGGTGCGACCGGGTGAGCGAGCCCATGGAGTGTGTCAGCTGCTCCAGTGGGGGGGCAGTCACACCTCGGTGTTATTCGGACAAGCAGAACCTGCCGGCCAACCGGCGAGGTGGAGGTGACGTGTGCTCGCCGGGCGGAGGTGGACGACGAGATCAAAACCGAAGGCTGGCGTCCGGTGGGGGCCGCACAAAAAGAGGCCTCGAGAAGCGTCGAGGTCGGCGTGTTTTCTGTGACGTCGCCCCACCGCCACCACCCAGAACAGAAAACGTGCCCGGTGAAAATGGAGGCCGCCATGATGAAGTGTCCAGAAGTCAGAAGTCGAAAGCTTCCGAGGCCAAAGGCCAGCGCGGTTGGCGGACACGTGCGAAGGGCGAGAGCGGGCAGGGAGGTGGGCGAGGTCAGCGGGATGGGACACATCATGGGTGGGGTGCGGCGCCTCGCGGGCGGAGTGGTCCACCTCGTAGTCAGGGTGGGGAAACCCGTGGGCCGTCATCGGAGGATTTGATGCCCCCCCGTGGGCGGGGCCGCTCAAGTGGTTGGCGTGGTCAAAATTAA
- the LOC133506319 gene encoding uncharacterized protein LOC133506319 isoform X1 has product MATACWHPAVALLVIVVTVRTAAIDQNRLANVVDAILKMFAGGSEMPMFSLAVSIPKTAGPDAYDLTQVPDTGENVKNAILQCEVYAGDNVVAATLLRWPDVLQRCPEARVPWRAVLRACKRKSMTWKEVASRCPDAVKKGTADHAEYRVLKRFDSWAESKDKTGLLVLYVYASPCTNKCTNEENPRNILTLVERIREWSEHAVVFSKVFKPSNPSISYSVPVGDMKVALVNLGKHLGDGGLQSIFRCDRVSEPMECVSCSSGGAVTPRCYSDKQNLPANRRGGGDVCSPGGGGRRDQNRRLASGGGRTKRGLEKRRGRRVFCDVAPPPPPRTENVPGENGGRHDEVSRSQKSKASEAKGQRGWRTRAKGESGQGGGRGQRDGTHHGWGAAPRGRSGPPRSQGGETRGPSSEDLMPPRGRGRSSGWRGQN; this is encoded by the exons atGGCAACGGCGTGCTGGCATCCGGCGGTGGCGCTGTTGGTCATCGTGGTGACGGTCAGGACAGCAGCCATCGATCAGAATAGATTGGCCAATGTGGTGGACGCAATTCTTAAGAT GTTTGCGGGTGGAAG CGAGATGCCCATGTTCAGTCTGGCCGTGAGCATCCCCAAAACCGCCGGACCGGACGCGTACGACCTCACTCAAGTGCCCGACACGGGCGAGAACGTGAAGAACGCCATCCTGCAGTGCGAGGTCTATGCGGGCGACAACGTGGTGGCCGCCACCCTTCTGAGGTGGCCCGATGTGCTGCAAAGATGTCCTGAGGCGCGCGTACCCTGGCGGGCTGTTCTACGAGCATGTAAGCGGAAGTCTATGACGTGGAAGGAAGTGGCCAGTCGTTGCCCCGACGCCGTGAAAAAAGGCACAGCCGATCACGCAGAGTACCGGGTTCTTAAGAGGTTTGACAGCTGGGCCGAGAGCAAGGACAAGACCGGTCTGTTGGTGCTCTACGTGTACGCGTCGCCATGTACCAACAAATGCACCAATGAAGAAAATCCACGGAACATCCTCACGTTGGTGGAGCGCATCCGAGAGTGGTCGGAGCACGCTGTGGTCTTCTCCAAAGTTTTCAAGCCCAGTAATCCAAGCATCAGCTACTCTGTACCCGTCGGCGACATGAAGGTTGCTCTCGTCAATCTGGGAAAGCATCTGGGCGACGGCGGCCTCCAAAGCATCTTCCGGTGCGACCGGGTGAGCGAGCCCATGGAGTGTGTCAGCTGCTCCAGTGGGGGGGCAGTCACACCTCGGTGTTATTCGGACAAGCAGAACCTGCCGGCCAACCGGCGAGGTGGAGGTGACGTGTGCTCGCCGGGCGGAGGTGGACGACGAGATCAAAACCGAAGGCTGGCGTCCGGTGGGGGCCGCACAAAAAGAGGCCTCGAGAAGCGTCGAGGTCGGCGTGTTTTCTGTGACGTCGCCCCACCGCCACCACCCAGAACAGAAAACGTGCCCGGTGAAAATGGAGGCCGCCATGATGAAGTGTCCAGAAGTCAGAAGTCGAAAGCTTCCGAGGCCAAAGGCCAGCGCGGTTGGCGGACACGTGCGAAGGGCGAGAGCGGGCAGGGAGGTGGGCGAGGTCAGCGGGATGGGACACATCATGGGTGGGGTGCGGCGCCTCGCGGGCGGAGTGGTCCACCTCGTAGTCAGGGTGGGGAAACCCGTGGGCCGTCATCGGAGGATTTGATGCCCCCCCGTGGGCGGGGCCGCTCAAGTGGTTGGCGTGGTCAAAATTAA